The Hypomesus transpacificus isolate Combined female unplaced genomic scaffold, fHypTra1 scaffold_27, whole genome shotgun sequence DNA segment GATCTGGTCTATGCCCCCAGCCATGGATTCATCTCCACAGGAGAGTTCTACACCTGCTGTTGATTTATGATCAGTTGAGCTTTTAAAGGCTAAAAATAAAGTCAAGGGAAGTAGATAATAGACCAGAACGCAATGGAGACCGTAATACAATCTCTAAAGTAGCCTGGCATGTTCTCAGGAGTGGTGCAGACAGCCTGTATATTGATTGGCATTACAAAGGCAGAAGACAAGCTCAAAGCTCCGTCGCATTTCGACGCTGCCACCCTAACGATGCAGTTAGCACCACCCTGCGCGTGGAACAACGACTCACATACTGAACCTCCATACCGTATACGAATGACGTGGTCCGACTtaactgggagtcagatggctgagcggttagggaatcgggccagtaatcagaaggttgccggtttggtTCCTCGCCACGCccattgacgttgtgtccttgggcaaggcacttcaccctacttgcctcggggggaatgtccctgtacttattgtaagtcgctcttgataagagcgtgtgcttaatgactacatgtaaacgTAAACTGCCATTTGGCCCGAAATATACCGTTGCTGTTGTGACTGTGGCTTTTGGAACTGTGAAAGAACAGAACGCTGGTTTAACAGTatcttatttgtgtgtgtgtgcgtgtgtgtgtttctgtcaggtGGTGGGTAGCGAGGAGCGGCGGCGAACCTTGACCCCGCTGGCTCTGAGGGAGCGATACAGCGCGCTCAACGAGCCCGGTCTGGGTGAGTCTCTCCATGCCTGCCCTCCCGCCCTCTCCCCGTGGTGGGGGAGAGACGGCCTCTGAATGTTGCACTGCCtccccttgacccccccccccaccctccccctctgcctcccagtccccctctctatctctatctctctcgtgTGCACGGCAATGGCACTCATGACTGAGCCTTGTATGCACTGCTCAACTACAAGCCCCAGAATACATTGCAGTGCGACCGCAGGATGGGAATGAAACTGGAGTAGTTCTAACACATCCAAAATGGGTCCCTGTGGCCAAACTATCTTCCATGCCACTGCCCCGGTAGCCGTAGTACTGAATGACCCTGCGATGGTTTGCATGGCGCTGGTCGCTCCACTGTGATACCCCGTTAGCATGGCGGATGCTGTTAGCATTTAGCTTAGCTGTGAGAATGGGCGGGACCTCACAGTGGAGCGGAACAAACGAAACCCCTCTGATTGGCCTGTGGTGCACAAGCGGAGTTCTGAGGGGGGTTTCTCATTGGTTACCGtacgaggtggaggagggagccaCAGCTCTGCTACCCTGCTCCTCAGACCCCCTGGAGTGCTGTGGGTAAAGATAGCAGAGGGACAGGTGTCTGAATGAATGCCAACCAACCCTCCTTAACAATACCCTTCCCCCGCCACATGGTTTGCTAACACAAGAGGACCGTCTGGACAAAACACTGTGCTCTCTGAGTAACGCTTATTCCCCTCAACAGAACAGTGCTTTTGTGAAGGTAAGTCGGATTTGCTATTGTCCTTCTTAATAGCAAACGGCCTTAATCGTGAGAGGGACCTTTCCTAATCATACCCTTCATAGGTATGACTAGAAAACTCTCCTCTCACGTGTCTAACCACGAACCGGTTCACCAGGTTGGTCCCGTGTTCCCGTGCACCTGATGCAACGTTTCTGAGAGTGGCATGTTTCTCCTCAGCTACAGTCAACGCCATGGAGAGGACCGAACTCAAGATCTCCCTCATCTGTGAACAGCTAGGACTGAGCTGGGCAGGTCAGTCCCTCAGTCGCTGGACGCGCTTGTGTCTTCCGAGTAGAGCCGCatgatacagtactgtgcaaaagtgtCGGGCACCAATGTCAAATGTTTAAGGTAAAACAAAAAGGCTTTGAAACCCCTTGAAACGAAAAGGCAAAAACAACAATTTTCTCCACCTTTTAGAATGTAGAACGTGTTTAGAACATGTCCCGTACACTCAAAGCCATGAATAACTTTTTCGACTGCCACACAAGTGCAGAAGAGGAAAAACATCAATATTTCAGACAATATTCGTGTCATAAATATTGGGTATGGAGCACGGAGTATTCTATACCCCACGAGGCCCGGTCTGGGAGACCCAAGCTGAAGgcatcccctccctctctcagagctGGCGCGGGAGCTGCAGTTTGGAGTGGACGACATCAACAGGATCCGAGTGGAGAACCCTAACTCCCTGCTGGACCAGAGCTCCGCCCTGCTCAACCTGTGGGCCAGCAGAGAGGGCAAGAAGGCCAAGAGTGAGTCCCTCTGTCCGCCTGATCCTCCAGCGCTACCTCCACAGGCGGATCACCtcgaccacccccccccctctctaccgTCTCCTGTTCCCTCCTttttcatccccccccctctctctctgtttttttttgtgtgacgGACATCCTTCCCttttgttccccccccccccctcaaacccGCCTCCTCCCATAGCCGTCGGTGTTGTGTGTCCGCtcggacatttacatttagtcatttagcagatgctcttagccccccccgaggcaagtggggtgaagtgccttgcccaaggacacaacgtcatttggcacggccgggaatcgaaccaacaaccttccgattaacaccccgactccctaaccgctcggccatctgtCCCCCCCGCGTGTCTGCGCCCACCTCCTGACTATCCTCTGCCtcttctgcctccccccccccctcccccctccccacagtgGAGAGCCTATACGGGGCTCTGAAGAACATCGACCGCTCGGACATTGTCGGCTCCCTCGAGGGCCAGCCGCCGCAgccagggggcggggccagcgaGGAGGGCGCCTGTCGACTGTCCGTTCGAGactccaccctgctctcgcCCAGTATTATCAATGGTAAGGCACACGCACGCAtactgtactcacacacacacacacacacacacctcacacacacagtatatgtcTACCCCCAATCTCCACTCATCTTTAATACGCATCACGATGAATTCAACCACAGTTTGTGTCGTTTAGAAGGGCCAGAGTCAAACTCACCACGACAATGCTGAACGCGAGGGTTGAGAACGTACTAAACTGTATTTCACCAGCATCCCCCTTTTCTCAAACAACCACCTCTAACTCCAGTAGTATAAACACTCTACCCTACACCACTCTGCCCCTATGGATGTCAATGAGGAGACCCTCCCCTGTGTGTTGTTCCCTAGTGTATGAGTAACGCAGATTGCACCTTATGATCTCTGTTGCTCCACAAGAGGTCACGGACACAAGGCAACCACGCATAGTGCACGAGCCCAGCGTTATTAGACACCCATTTGTCAGAAGGGGTAAGTGGAACAGGCTGCATGGTGgattgctgctgctgctgatgatggtgatgatgatgacggtTCCTCCGTGCACGTCGAGTGACGTCTGAGGAATGGTGGGGGGGCGTTCACACCCTAACCCAGGGACGCGGCAGCACGTGGCCATGAAGCTCGGTCCATTTTTCCGTTCTAGTTTTTGCGCCTCATGCTTTAGGCCTGAACGTGACGGTTCTCCCGTACGTATGAGAACACGAGGACGTTTCCCCCTCCGACAAACTggtcgagacacacacacacacacacacacactcccctagGCGATGGATAGTCGACACGTGGATTTgttaaatacatattttgattggtgcatgtgtgtgtatgttgattggtgtatgtgtgtgtgtgtgtttgtgagtgagtgtgtgtgtgtgtgtgtctaggatgGATACTCTCTTCCAGAGTGGCACTGGCACatagtgtgaatgtgtgctctGGGCTTCCATACTGTGTTCcttgttcctctccctctctctctccctctctttcttcctctctgtttctattACATGTCATACCTGCTGCCAAGCCGccctactcttcctcctcctcctcctcctcctcacagcacTTCCTCtccgacctctgacctcatATCGACCTCATGACCTCTGGGCCTCCTGCCTCCCGCCatcgtttcccccccccccccccgcggccCCCTGTTGAGTCGAGCGGGGATTTATCTCCTCTTCTCTCGatccagccctgtgtgtgtacgcatgtgcATGCCGCCTGCCTCGCTGTTCCGTCTGTGTCTGTATCCGAATCAAAGAAGTGTACACCCTGAAGGGGTTGGGTGTTTCCGTGgttcttggggggggggggggggggggggggggggagaggtcgGGTGTCAATAAAGACCATAGTTcttgtgtttgctgtgtttttCTCCGAGGTATTTGAATGTGCATGGCATGCTTTCTACGTACAAGGTTTTTCCTTCTCCTGTGTCACTTTTTCGATCATTTTTTTTTCCAAATGCTTTGTTTAACGTGTTTTCAGTGCTCTATTACGACTATGAGGAACTCTGTTGTGCAATTTCTTTGCTGAGGTGGTACAGCGACGCACGTAATATTCTGATATGGATGTAGCTGAAACATTGGCCTTAAAGTGACAGCTACACGACTACAGCTACACGATTAGAATGTTATGTGCCAGCAGGTGTGTTTTTGAcggtgtgttggagtgtgtatAGCGTGGTGTGTAGcactgtgtacatgtgtgtttgtatgagttTTTGGACATATAATGACCTCACTTGCTAGTGTGGGAGgtttcatgtttgttttttgggggtaagTGCTGTAACTGTGcattgtagatgtgtgtgttccgtTTTTTATggttctgtttgttttgtttgcagtgttcgtgtatgtgtgcgtgtttgtgaaaCAATTTTGTGTTAAGATCTCATGCTTCACCAAGTGATGCGGCtttacacctgtgtgtgtgtgtgagtcgggAGGGCCACGGCATCTGAACCCAGACAAACCATTATCCTTCATTCTAACTTACTCATCTCTTCCACCTCATTCATAGAACAGCTCTTCCTCGTGTTTCCATCTTCAACCATCCCAGAaacgcacatgcacactcactgacatccacacacatctgCAACCCTTGTCTGCTGACATGAACATTGCAAAGAAAATGAAACCAATCTTACTTCAGTTCTCCGGATCCCATTAATCGTTCAGCTATTTACCGCCTCTCATTACCACATACTACAGAGataggtcagacagacaggcagacagacagacagacagccaagcaaacagacagacagacagattgaaaaatatgaaataatTACACAATTTAAACATGAATTCAATGATATAGTTGCAAAGTGAattatattttgattaaaaagcATTTATGTTCTATGTTCTTTTGAGTGTAATTTGATTGTGTGCACATGTCAACATCCAATCTTTTTGTTGGagcgtttgtgtctgtgtgaaaatGTGGGTCCACTTCTGTAAGAGGGCCTTCGCAACAGTGCCATGCTACTTCAGAACAAGCAGCCTGCTAACCCACACTCTTAGGATCAGGGTTGGGACGATATACAAACTGCTAGACGATCCACAGATGATAACGTAACTTCCTAAAAGTGTACAACTGACTCGCAAAAGCCAATTACACCACAACCACCTCGTGCTGTATAAACGTACAGTAGAGTTGTGAATTGCTGCATACAATTCCTAACCATTTTTTTACGAGTATGTTTGATCGCACTGTGCGTTTGTCGTGCAAACGTAGTCCTTATCGTGCCAACCCAACTTGCAAACCCTAACACTGCACTCACCTCTCGCTTCCTGGTAGAGAACAGATATCTGGACCTCACGTCCTTACTtactaaaaaaaacatttacctgCCACCCGCCCCTTCCCACACAGACTATGGATGCCTCCATATTAACACTACTGTTCACTTGATACAGTTAGAGAGTCAAGCTGTGTCCCAGTGAAGTTAAACCACTTCCTTCCCTTCCCATCCACTGATCTGGATCCACTGGAGACGTCATCACGGTGTTGCTTTAAACCTAGCCAGATCACTGGAAGCAAGGTAAGGAAGGCTCATCCAGACCTAATGCAGGGAAACATAAAAGGATTATCCGTTTTTTTTCATCACTACCAATTCCAAAGAGGTATCAACGACGTTGTGCACGTGTATCTCACAGGGAATGAGAGTAGCGAACCCCCAAAAAAACGAACATAATCTGGACCCTTACCCAAGTGCGTCGGGACACAGCCTTGAACCTGCACTGTTTTTCATAGGGCACAGGAAACAGTGcgtcccccctccacccaccccccccaacccccaccctgcGCTTGCGTGGTGttagcctccctctctcttgtctccccccacccccccccacacctccaggTTACGGGCTGGTTCAGGAGGACCTGCTCTCCCCGGCCTCCATGCACTACAGCCTGCCCTCCCCGCTGGGCGTGGAGCCCTACTGGCAGGAGGTGTCCAGCCTGGAGTGCGCCCCCATCGCCACCACCGAGGAGGACACGTTGATGGAGATGTCCGACGTGCAGGTGTGGCCCCTGGGAGTCAGCCCCTCGCTGGTGACGGTGGAGGACTCGTCCCTGGACGGCAGCAGCCGGGCGGACGACTCCGAGGGAGCCACCCTGTCGCTGCCCTGCAGCCTGGGGCGCCCCAGCTCTGGGGCCAGCGGCGCCAGCGGCTCCATCAtggagttggaggaggaggaggaggaggtggaggaggaggaggagactcaACAGGAGCCGGGGCTGGCAggtgacagggacagggagatggTGAGGGCCAGCGGGGCGGTGCCCAAGGTCAACCTGAACGGCCAgctgggaggtcagaggtcagagggaaGAAGGGTGGAGGCCATGGCGGCGGCGGCCGGCGTGattggaggaggacgaggaggtggaggagaaggaggaggaggaggaggaagagtagggCTGGGCTCAGAGGAAGGGCTTTCTGTTGTTGCAGGGCAGAAAGTGTACGCCCAGCTGTGTGAGATGTCAGGACTGAGCCGTGCCATGGAGCACAACGGAGACAACAGGTCAGTCTCACAGCAACTCCTACCCGGCTGTCTAAAATACGTTCCCCAGCTAGTTTACCACATAGTTTATTTTCCCATTCCcattatatttctctctctctctctctctctctctctctctctctctctctctctctctctctctctctctctctctctctctctctctctctctctctctctctctctctctctctctctctctctctctctctctgtctctgtctctgtctctgtctctgtctctgtctctctctctctctctctctctgtctctgtctctgtctctctctgtctctctctctctcccccttccccccagggtggtgggtggaggggcGTTCCAGCCGTACCTACCAGACAAGGACTCGCTGCACGGCTGGGTGGGGTCGCAGGCCAGGCCCCGGCAAGGCATGGACAAGCTGCTGATGTCATCAGGACGCGACGGCGGCGTGCCGGGCTTGCGCGTGGCCCAGGAGGCCCTGCTGATGCCGGTGTGTGACATGGGTTACTCGGAGGTCCTCCTGGGCACGCAGCCCTTTGGCAAGGGCTTCTCTTACCAGGAGGCGGGGCTACGGGCCTGGCAGCAGGAGCAGAGGCGGGGCCAGGTCAGGTTGCCACGCCGACCACCCACCGCTTCCTGTGtccggagaggagagaggctgctcCTTCTTCTTCGTGCTAGTTTTTGCATTTTTCTAccgtgtttttttctctctttttttttaagatgaaAGGACAAGTGCAAATACTCGATtccttttatttgtattttttcaatCATCCAAAATTGAAACCGTCACAATGCTCAAGTTTCGATGATTGTCATAGCACGTCGCCTGAAAATGTGTTGTATGGTTTGGTGCAACACATGGGGAGAT contains these protein-coding regions:
- the LOC124463039 gene encoding LOW QUALITY PROTEIN: ankyrin-1-like (The sequence of the model RefSeq protein was modified relative to this genomic sequence to represent the inferred CDS: deleted 2 bases in 2 codons), which codes for MYIFYFYYVILSTQPQYCSLKSPSHHSFTRLSPQAQPIPDELLTRQLGNQATFSPVVTVEPRRRKFHRPIGLRIPLPPSWRESVRDAGEGDTTSLRLLCSVIGGTAPAQWEDITGTTKLMYANNCANFTTTCLGRFWLADCPRTAEAVTFSNLLYRELMAVPYMAKFVVFAKMNEAREGRLRCYCMTDDKMDKTLELHENFSEVARSRDIEVMEGMPLHLECSGNLVPVRKATQQPRSFSFQAFRDNRLPVSVKVRDSNKEASGFLSFLRKSTKYEDVQHVLCNLNITMPPCVKVVGSEERRRTLTPLALRERYSALNEPGLATVNAMERTELKISLICEQLGLSWAELARELQFGVDDINRIRVENPNSLLDQSSALLNLWASREGKKAKMESLYGALKNIDRSDIVGSLEGQPPQPGGGASEEGACRLSVRDSTLLSPSIINGYGLVQEDLLSPASMHYSLPSPLGVEPYWQEVSSLECAPIATTEEDTLMEMSDVQVWPLGVSPSLVTVEDSSLDGSSRADDSEGATLSLPCSLGRPSSGASGASGSIMELEEEEEEVEEEEETQQEPGLAGDRDREMVRASGAVPKVNLNGQLGGQRSEGRRVEAMAAAAGVIGGGRGGGGEGGGGGGRVGLGSEEGLSVVAGQKVYAQLCEMSGLSRAMEHNGDNRVVGGGAFQPYLPDKDSLHGWVGSQARPRQGMDKLLMSSGRDGGVPGLRVAQEALLMPVCDMGYSEVLLGTQPFGKGFSYQEAGLRAWQQEQRRGQREDKQDYAAEILGEEQFVDEHGNVVTRKVGVDVRRGTQSVKRTSLRRVKH